TCTGGTTTTGAGGGCATTGTCTCGGGCACTTGAGATGACAGAACTTGCATATTTGGATATGACGGATAAGGTTATCGATACAAATCCGGAGCTTGCTCTAATGGGGTCTTGCCTTCTAGTTGCTTTGATGAGGGGCGAGGATGTGTATGTGATGAACGTGGGTGATAGCAGGGCCATTGTTGCTCAGTATGAGCCCATAGAAGTTGGTTGTAGCAAGGAATCCGGAAGTCATGGGGACGTTGGGTCAGGTGCAGAGAGCATTACAGAGGAGTCTTCATTAGGCCAAGGTGAACGTGCCATCAGGTCGGGGAAGGAGGGTCCTGCTCAGGAAATGAGGTTGGTGGCATTGCAATTGTCCACTGACCACAGCACGAGTGTTGAAGAGGCAAGTTGATTATTCAGCTTTTCATCTCCTTTTAGCTAATTGGatcattttcttttcaaatgATTGAGTTGTGGATGTGGTGGAAACTGGAAACTTCTCTGTTATTTCCTTTTGTTAGCTGCGTTCTTATGTTCCTATTTCCCTTTTCGGCACATGTTTAATGTCAAACAATTTTGTCTTAGAACTAGTGGAGATTTCATACTGTTGCTTTTTCTGAATTTCCCAATCTTCTTAATTGACTTGCTATTGCCTTATATAATTTCCTCAGTTTTTAAGGTGTTAAATGCTTATTGACCTTGAAGggtctaaattttgaatttttcatattctttatttatttgtctCCCTGTCCTAGTGTATTAATTTGTTTCTTTGATTACAAAAATAGTTCTTTGACATCATTGATCGTTCCCTTGTTTTGTCTATATATGCCCCATCTTTTGGATCTTTACAAGACAACTTTGGTATCATTGCTTTCTTCGTTAACTTCTGTCAAGTTTGTTTTTCTATGTGTCAGATTATGGACAAGTTTGATGAGTCACATTTATAAGTCCCACTTTTAGTAGTTGATGCTGGTATtaagcttgttttctttttcttctgttGTATTGCAATCTATTATATCAGTTGTCTAAAAGCTTCGCCTTATTGTTTTTGCAGGAAATCATTAGGATCAAGAATGAACATCCTGATGATAGCCACTGTATTGTAAATGATAGAGTGAAAGGCCGTCTTAAGGTCACCAGAGCATTCGGGGCAGGATTTTTGAAACAGGTGTCTTTAAAATTGCTTCATCGTAGTAATACTTCATTCTTACAATAAGCTTGTGAATAATGTTGCAGAGAAAATTAATGATAGGGTGGACTGATTAGTTAAAATGGAAATTGATACATAAATTATTAACAGAAACTATGATTTTGATAATCTGCTCTAAACTTTTATTTATATGCTGCACTTTGAGAACTTGTACATATAAAAATCTGTCATCGGCCTTCCAGATTTTAGATGTTAGTACTTCTTAGTGAGGATCAGTCCTTGGTTTTAGAGTATGCCAAACTTAAATTCTAGCCATGGAAAATAGTTTTACATATATTTTCACTTTGTTAGTGCTTATGTGCTGCTATACATGATCATGTTGAATataatattactttttttttttcaccacATCTCTGCTCTTGGCTTGGCTTTATAGACTTATTTAATAACTTTAGTAAATGGATTCTTATGCGATGGTATGATTTTACATGTTCCTGCAGCCAAAATTCAATGATGCAGTACTAGAAATGTTTCGAAATGAATATATTGGAACTGCTCCATATGTATCCTGCTGCCCTTCATTACGTCATCATAGATTATGCCCTAGAGATCAGTTCTTGATCCTCTCATCTGATGGGTTATATCAATATCTAAGCAATCAAGAAGTGGTTTCTCAAGTGGAGAGCTTCATGGAAAAGTTTCCTGATGGAGATCCTGCCCAACATTTGATTGAGGAGCTGCTTGTCCGTGCAGCCAAAAAGGCTGGTAAACAAGCCTTTTCATCTCATGAatctttcttttactttttgcaGTCTTGTTGAACATGTCCAATATGTTGAATTACCAAATATGGTGAATCGATAATTTATCTGTTTActtatttatttcaaaatatttttcccCCAATATATGGAGCAAGAAggtttataattaaaatttctgATTTTCTCTTCAACTTCTTTTGCTACTGTGTCCTTTTCTTTTAGCTTACGCCGAAAAGCTTTGTGTCATTCTTTATTATGCTATCTTCGTTTCTTTAGTATACCAATTAGTTAACATACTGCCACCAAACTTGTGTTGCAGCCCGTGGTATTAAATCCACAGCTTTATCTTTTGTGCCAACAATGAAAAATTGTTTCTCCTTGCTGCATCAATAACCAAATCATAAGTTTCTGATAAAAAGCGAGCAGTTCTTGTAAGATTTAGAATATGAATACCCTTACGTTTTTTTGGATATATAAGATGCCGTTCTGGGATTCCATTTTCTAGCCTATGTATTTCAACTTGCATCCTTGTGCTGCAGCAACTGGATATACTTCTGTAGATCCATAAACTGTTACTCATTTCCCGATATATATATTCCTTCTTTTGTCACAATGCTATCACTTGGGACTATTGTGGAGTTTTGTAGCATCTATGTGCATTCTTTGAACTTGAATGGTTTGTTTGATTCTCTTATTTAGAGAAAACACTTTTTTGTTACACTTCTTTTATGCTAGTTGATCTGTTTGTATTCAAACTCTGCCTGGCAGTGAGGAAAAGGTAATAGAACAAAAGGGATTGAAATGAAAATATTATCAGTTTAATGTGGATAATATATTTTTGGTGCTTCTCCACCGCCATTAACCTGCAACTTGCGTTCAGATTTGATAATGTATCTTCCTATTTGTTACAGGAATGGATTTTCATGAGTTGCTGGATATCCCTCAAGGAGATCGGAGGAAGTACCATGATGATGTTACTGTTATGGTGATATCACTCGAAGGAAGAATCTGGAAGTCATCAGGGAAGTACCCGTGAGGCCTTGCACAAATTGCTGTTGGCTGTACatatgtgattggagagcataTCACCCAAGGGTGCGAAAGTGTCAGCAACGAAGCTTCACAACTGATCCACCTTTCGTGGGTCTTCGGTGTTCATATGGATGTTACTCCATATAGAGTTACAGACTGAGGAATTTCACTTATCAATGGCAAGAGGCTAGTCAGCACCCAAAAAGAAAGAATGGTCAAGAATTGGGAGATGCAAATGCAAATTGGTAAAAGCTCAAGAACAGGCATAGGagatggttttttttttaagttccTTTAGGCGGAAGAGCAAAGTATAGCCTTTTTATAAATTGTTTCTCAAATCCAATCTGTAGTTTTTCTCTTTTCCCCGTTTGTAGATGAAAAGTGATAGAAGTTTTGGATACCGTAGGCTCGTTCcattcattttttgtttttgttcttgtcCTTTTTCGTTCTCTGGCAGAGAGCCAAGAGAATGTGGGTGTACATTGGTGGGGATACAAATGTACTGATTGAACTTTTAGTAGTCCCTAGTCGGAAAGGAACTTGTGTAATTGAGGGTGTATTTCCACCTTTGCGGATTAACATTCATCTGAATTAGAGATCTCAATCAAGTCATGTACAATATAATCTGCTCCTTGTGAAAACTAAACGTGGTATCAGATTTAAACATCGATATGATATATCCACATATGATTCCTCGTCATTTGTCTATCAAAGTTTGTGGATAATGAAGGCATTTTGATTCAGACTTCAGAAAAGTCTTCAGATAATATTATATCTAtctattcttattatataaaaGTTGTTGGTTAAGTTTTTTTACAGTGTTTAAGCTATATTTCTCTTTTTAGTGATGTCATGTCAACAATTTTTACATAATTGATAATATTCTACTACTCTTTCAAATAAGTTTAATTTTaccacttttttttattaaatatatctaaatatatcatgattataaaattaattcatcatACTAGTACAATGATGTGACTACATTTTCCATTATTGGTACCGTAGTTGATTAATACTAACTACTTTGTAATAAGCTGGTAATTACGACGAATTCCAAGTAATAAAGGTATCCCTAATGAAACCGATACATAACATGTCTGATAAAACAGCTCACTGCCTCCAATCAATCCaccatcttcttcttgtttaagttgaatgttcaAACTTCAAAGCATATTCCATATATCTATATATCTATCTATCTGTTGCATAGTAGTAGTGGCAGTAGTATAATTGAGATAGTGGTTAAGGTGGTGGTGGCTTGGTTGGTGGGGAAGAATAAATGCCCGGGCAAGAGAAACTGGTCTCTACTCAAAACAACTCAGGAACAGGACAACTTAGAGGTGCTGGTGGTAGTAACTGAGAAGTGAGAACTCAAGCTCAAACACATATATGGGACAgaacacataataataataatagttgaGGTTTCCACTTTCCATTATAGAAACTAGAAAGGGCATCATTTGCATATGAATAAGGGTGAGTGAGTGCCACTCTAATGCACATAGTTGAGTCTTCACCCTTCAGTTGGTGGCAAGAAGAAGGTTCTCTCAATTTATATTTCACAACACAATCCAACAGTATTTATTACTACTAAAAGAAACAAGAGAAGAGTGAAAACCCCTTATTTATTAATTCCCTCTCACCTGCTTCCCTTTCCAGCAAAGCTACAGCCACCATCCTCCATTTACTCCCTCTCCCATTCCTCCTTGCCTTCCATTTCCTCTCTCTCTACTTCAAGCTCACATTTTTATCCCACCATTTCCACCCCACAAACATCAAATCATACAAATTGAACAAGGGATTAAAAGGGTTACTTTATTAGTCTACAGAACTTTCCAagaaatcttttttattttcttattttttttctctttcttctccaAGCTCGGTCCCCTTAATTGAGGATGCTCCCGGTTGGTGATGATGATGCCGATGTTCATGTTCTTCGTTTCTCATTGGTTCAACAGTTGCAAAGACTCAAACTTTGCAGCTGAGAGGAAACAACAACCTCAACCTCCACCGCAATTTGGTTCCAACAGTGATAATAATGCCTAACGGGTAATAACATTCCCACCGACGACGCCTCTGTTTCGAGAGCATCAGAAAACACCGCCAAATTCACTTCTGTCATGCTCTGTTATGCTCCATTCGCTGCTTGGTTTCTTGTGTAACGGTATCACCAGCTACTGAGAGAGATTCTGCAACAATTCAAGGGCAACATCCCAGAGGACCCTTTCAACAGCTTGAGTTCATGGGTCTCCACCCCCTGCCAAGGATTACAGAGGTGTTTTCTGCAACGATGAAGGTTCTGTGGAAAGGATCATTCTTTGGAACACTATCTTGGCTGGGGTGTTGTCTCCAGCATGGTCTGGTTTGAAGAGGTTGACGACATCATTGTTTGGGAACCGCTTCAATGGAAGATCAATTTCAGCTCTAAGATGTGACTTGTGAGGGAGAGGGAAAAAAATTGGGTAAGATCCATCTATACAGATGGTAAGCCTTAACCGAGTGTGTATAACAGGAAAGCCCGAAGGCTGTTCCCGTCCCTGTCAGGGGAGATGCCAACCATCTCTCCTTTTCACGAACACAATGAATCTTCGTATGATCTACTTTATAAATGTGAAATGCTTTAATCTTTTACCCGATGTAGGACTAAAAGACGGCAAAAGAGTCGCTTAAAGTTTCCACTTCTTACCTATTAATTGCTTGGACACTTCCACTCTAACTTCCAATTTGCAGAAAAGGAACCGGTTATGCATGGTGATcaacattttaattttgaattttgaatttgatgttttttTAGTGTGCCATGAAAGTACAAATAactatgctaagaaaatgtcagcaatctttctttttatttattatttttcttggTTATGTGTAACTTCATCCGcttctaaaattatgaaaaatctCATAATCTTACATTATTTAACAAATGCATTTACCATTAAGAAAACAAATACAACTATAAATTAGTTATACATAATTATACAGGATGCACCAAATGTTATTGATTTAATACACAGTAAACTTTTCATTCTTTCTTAACCAATGGGAGTCCAGAACCATCACAAATAAAGGACCTTTGCTTTGGTTTCGATTCAGAATTTTATGATCATTTTGGCGATGGATCTAGTAAACTTTTAATCTGACTTCGTACTCTCTCTCTGATGGAAGGGTAAGGCAACTTCTCTATCACCTCCCCTCCAAAGGCAAATATTAGAACTCTTCTAGCTGACTTTGGGTCGATGCCACGTGCTCGGAAATACAGGAGTTGGCTTTCTTCTAGATCACTTATCGCAGCTCCATGGGAGCACTTGACATCATCAGCCACAATTTGGAGATTTGGTTTTACATTTATGCTAGCGCGAGGCTCGAGGAGAAGGCTTCTTGTTAACTGTCCAGCATCTGTCTGCTGAGCATACCTACAATAGAACAGTATACCGTTGACACAGAGTGACTCATCTGATGAAGTACAAGACATTTGTAAAACAAATGCATctatattagctaaattaataatataagaAATGGCTTAATCTCATTAGACCGTACTGATGAAACACTCCACAATCCACAATTCCACTTTAGGGAAAAGAAAACTCATTAACATATTAGCATAAGACTGGGAATCAAAGATTGAATATTTATTGGTCAAGAGAATTACCTGTTAACCTTGATATTGCCATCAAAAACAGCTTGTCCCTTTGAATGTGCCACAATGCATTTATGAAGTTGACGGGAATAGCCCCGGGGGTGGTCCAAGACCAGACTACTATGCAGATCCTGTGTCTGATCACCAACAGACAAGTGCAAGGTTGATAACTCAGTCACCGTGTCTGGGCCAAGCTGTTGTATATGAAGATTGTGCCTCCCCAATTTTCCTCCCGTGCTTATCTCTGTAAGCTCATATGTACTAGATGATTCCTGCAAACAAGCAACAAAAAATCACAAACTGCTCATCACATTTCTTCAATGTACCACTGTTATAACCTCTCAGGAGAAAAGAGCATTCTTTGGAGTTGTTAGATTTTAAAGGCAACAGAAATACTTTATAGGTAGCGCTTAAATATCATGATCTTCACTAATATTTGTGACTGAAAGCAAGGTTTCAACTACAAGAAATGCTCTTTTTGAACAGCAGGTCCTTTAAAATCGCGTCAATGCCCAGCATCCTAACTCTCTGCTTCCTAAACAAGTTCAACAGACACGTCAATTTTTGGGTTGCGAAGAAAACCCAGCTCATTTATGAGGCAGGCATCACATTAATTGGATTCAATCAAATCTAAACACCAATAAGTTCTTCCTCAATTCCTCACTGCATATCTGGCTTAAACAAGTTACTACCTATAGCTATACATGTATATCATGATGCTAGCAAAGTTGAACAACCCACATCAGGTTCCACATACTATGTACTGGTAAGTAGAATGGCGTGACCTATTCGAGAAACAGCACAAAGCCACACTTGCCACTACCATTTTCTATTTAATCTATCTATTGTCCTGTGATTTCGGTGATTAAAAGTCATAAGGCAGTTCCTTTTTGGTCAAGAAAAGAAAGGCTACTATTTGGTACAAGTGACATGGTTCTACAAGAAGGAATTTTCCCAAATAATCAATGAATTAATGGTACATATTCCAATAGAAGCTATGCTATAGAATCAATCAACACAATGATAAGAGCGAGGTTGTTGACCTGGCGAATAGAGGTCCACTTGATATGTGCAGAACTCGATGATTGGTTTTGAATATAAGAATGAGTAAGCTTAGCACCTTCTCCGACCACCGCCTCCAAAGCGGAGTTTGTCCAATAACAGTCATTCCCTTCTTCCGCAGCCGAAAACTCCTCGATGATACCCACTTCGGCGCCCTtttccaccaccaccaccactctcGGATTCGACATTCGCATCGTCTTCGAGCCCTCCGCACCTCCCTCGACGGCCAAGTACCTCAAATAGATGGGAGTATCCACGCGGCACCCTTCCGGCACGTACACCACCGTGGCGTCGGGAGCACCGACACCGTTGATTGACCAGAATAGATCGCCGGCGTCGAAAGCGCACATGAGCTCCGTTACGCGGTCAATTATGGGGGTGGATGCGAGAGCGGACAGAGTGCCTACGTAGACGCCTTGTGGAAGCTGGGAGG
The genomic region above belongs to Arachis stenosperma cultivar V10309 chromosome 5, arast.V10309.gnm1.PFL2, whole genome shotgun sequence and contains:
- the LOC130981875 gene encoding protein ABCI7, chloroplastic, giving the protein MSTVAFTPTPLNPSFNSHKFVRTKPNRFSLQSKAIVTSDPFVLELAETLEDSLPSSTAPLQKLREASSESLLSTPWPSRRDEPFRFTDLSFLRYSNILPVSQHPPTTTLPTAADSTSFLSLNIADGHPVTPLSNSSQLPQGVYVGTLSALASTPIIDRVTELMCAFDAGDLFWSINGVGAPDATVVYVPEGCRVDTPIYLRYLAVEGGAEGSKTMRMSNPRVVVVVEKGAEVGIIEEFSAAEEGNDCYWTNSALEAVVGEGAKLTHSYIQNQSSSSAHIKWTSIRQESSSTYELTEISTGGKLGRHNLHIQQLGPDTVTELSTLHLSVGDQTQDLHSSLVLDHPRGYSRQLHKCIVAHSKGQAVFDGNIKVNRYAQQTDAGQLTRSLLLEPRASINVKPNLQIVADDVKCSHGAAISDLEESQLLYFRARGIDPKSARRVLIFAFGGEVIEKLPYPSIRERVRSQIKSLLDPSPK